In Streptomyces hawaiiensis, one genomic interval encodes:
- a CDS encoding MEDS domain-containing protein — protein sequence MTTAEVSPFDHRMAVFDSDDGFLAAALPFLGEGLGAFGEPPPVAIAAPRNLDLLRDALGPDAKGVTCIPHADWYTGSAANAVARAAAYLTAHAGPGGRIHLVMEPVWSGRAGRSARETTEWIRYEALANLLFAPMSTTALCAYDTRTAGPAVVAAARRTHPDTEVYQDPLRLAAELDAVPLPLPPAGVRTLAEPHAAAVRSWAVGRGLPVADAELFAAAVAETAAALAPLSGDALLWGEAPACVCELRSARRLDDPLAGFVPPSAGPEPGPGLWYARQVCAYVDIRDDAGGTTVRLQYA from the coding sequence ATGACCACCGCAGAAGTCAGCCCGTTCGACCACCGCATGGCCGTCTTCGACTCCGACGACGGCTTCCTGGCCGCCGCCCTGCCCTTCCTCGGCGAAGGCCTCGGCGCCTTTGGCGAACCGCCGCCGGTGGCCATCGCCGCCCCGCGCAACCTGGACCTCCTGCGGGACGCCCTCGGCCCCGACGCGAAGGGCGTCACCTGCATCCCGCACGCCGACTGGTACACCGGCTCCGCCGCCAACGCCGTCGCCCGTGCGGCCGCGTACCTCACCGCGCACGCCGGCCCCGGCGGCCGCATCCACCTCGTCATGGAACCCGTCTGGAGCGGCCGCGCCGGCCGCTCGGCCCGCGAGACCACCGAGTGGATCCGCTACGAGGCCCTCGCCAACCTCCTCTTCGCGCCCATGTCCACGACCGCCCTGTGCGCGTACGACACCCGCACCGCGGGGCCCGCCGTCGTCGCGGCGGCCCGCCGCACCCACCCCGACACGGAGGTGTACCAGGACCCGCTGCGGCTCGCGGCCGAACTCGACGCCGTACCGCTGCCGTTGCCGCCGGCCGGGGTGCGGACCCTCGCGGAGCCGCACGCCGCGGCCGTGCGGAGCTGGGCGGTGGGGCGGGGACTGCCCGTCGCGGACGCCGAGTTGTTCGCCGCCGCCGTCGCGGAGACCGCGGCGGCCCTCGCGCCCCTCAGCGGTGACGCCCTGCTGTGGGGCGAGGCACCCGCCTGCGTCTGCGAACTGCGCTCGGCCCGACGGCTCGACGACCCGCTCGCCGGCTTCGTCCCGCCGTCCGCCGGCCCGGAACCGGGCCCGGGGCTGTGGTACGCGCGTCAGGTCTGCGCGTACGTGGACATCCGCGACGACGCCGGGGGAACGACGGTCCGTCTCCAGTACGCATAG
- a CDS encoding ATP-binding protein, which translates to MLRLSGRHLPDPDAHYGPFPQPPLGAGHLSVEYAPRPSAVREARAEVRRQLEGWGLADRGEVADVAELLVGELATNALVHAGSRFRLTLFAAHGVLRCEVADTERRVPRVLGAGTGESGRGMFLVDALAQRWGCHRDGPGKTVWFELGTCGADGCGRRQP; encoded by the coding sequence ATGCTGCGACTCTCCGGGCGGCACCTCCCGGACCCCGACGCCCACTACGGCCCGTTCCCGCAACCACCGCTGGGAGCAGGCCATCTGAGTGTCGAGTACGCACCGCGGCCCTCCGCCGTCCGTGAGGCTCGCGCGGAGGTCCGCAGACAGTTGGAGGGATGGGGGCTCGCCGACCGCGGTGAGGTCGCGGACGTGGCCGAACTGCTCGTCGGTGAACTGGCCACCAACGCCCTGGTGCACGCCGGGAGCCGCTTCCGGCTCACGCTCTTCGCCGCGCACGGCGTACTGCGCTGCGAGGTCGCCGACACCGAACGCCGCGTGCCGCGGGTGCTGGGCGCGGGCACCGGGGAGAGCGGCCGTGGAATGTTCCTGGTGGACGCGCTCGCCCAGCGCTGGGGCTGCCACCGGGACGGGCCGGGCAAGACCGTGTGGTTCGAGCTCGGCACGTGCGGGGCGGACGGCTGTGGTCGGCGACAGCCGTGA
- a CDS encoding Nramp family divalent metal transporter, giving the protein MADTTGNTTENEATHPPQPRKASWKYIGPGIVVAATGVGAGDLVATLIAGSNFGYTLLWAAIIGCLVKISLAEAAGRWHLSTGRTLFDGWASLGRWTTWFFAVYVVVWGFVYGAAAMSSSALPLQALFPDVMDLKWWGIACGLVGLVFVWFNKYAVFEKVMTVLVGVMFVVTVYLAIRVTPNLGDAFAGLLPVLPDEKDSILNTLGLIGGVGGTITLAAYGYWVNAKGWTHTGWMKVMRLDNRVAYATTGIFVIAMLFVGAELLHSANVAIASGDKGLIQLGDILEDEYGPATAKFFLIGFFATSFTSLIGVWHGVSLMFADFATRLSGKGQAKGEEVASGARERSWPFRAYLLWLTFPPMILLFEGQPFRLIILYGVLGAAFLPFLAATLIWLLNSSRTPREWRSGPLSNAMLAIAGLLFLILCVKQVWDQPWGEFF; this is encoded by the coding sequence ATGGCGGACACCACGGGAAACACCACGGAGAACGAGGCCACACACCCCCCACAGCCCCGGAAGGCGAGTTGGAAGTACATCGGTCCGGGCATCGTCGTCGCGGCGACCGGTGTCGGCGCCGGTGACCTGGTCGCCACGCTGATCGCGGGCAGCAACTTCGGCTACACCCTCCTGTGGGCGGCGATCATCGGCTGCCTGGTGAAGATCTCCCTGGCCGAGGCGGCGGGCCGCTGGCATTTGTCCACGGGCCGCACCCTGTTCGACGGCTGGGCGAGCCTGGGCCGCTGGACGACCTGGTTCTTCGCGGTCTACGTCGTGGTCTGGGGCTTCGTCTACGGCGCGGCGGCGATGTCGTCGAGCGCGCTGCCGCTGCAGGCGCTGTTCCCCGACGTGATGGACCTCAAGTGGTGGGGCATCGCCTGCGGTCTGGTCGGTCTGGTCTTCGTCTGGTTCAACAAGTACGCGGTGTTCGAGAAGGTCATGACGGTCCTGGTGGGCGTCATGTTCGTGGTGACGGTGTACCTGGCGATCCGGGTCACGCCGAACCTCGGCGACGCCTTCGCCGGTCTCCTCCCGGTCCTGCCCGACGAGAAGGACTCGATCCTCAACACGCTGGGCCTGATCGGCGGCGTGGGCGGCACGATCACGCTCGCGGCGTACGGCTACTGGGTCAACGCCAAGGGGTGGACCCACACGGGCTGGATGAAGGTCATGCGGCTGGACAACCGTGTCGCCTACGCCACCACCGGCATCTTCGTCATCGCCATGCTGTTCGTGGGCGCGGAGCTGCTCCACTCGGCGAACGTCGCGATCGCGAGCGGCGACAAGGGACTGATCCAGCTGGGCGACATTCTGGAGGACGAGTACGGCCCGGCGACGGCGAAGTTCTTCCTGATCGGTTTCTTCGCCACGTCCTTCACCTCGCTGATCGGCGTCTGGCACGGCGTGAGCCTGATGTTCGCCGACTTCGCGACCCGCCTGTCCGGCAAGGGCCAGGCCAAGGGCGAGGAGGTCGCCTCGGGGGCACGCGAACGCTCCTGGCCGTTCCGCGCCTACCTGCTCTGGCTGACCTTCCCGCCGATGATCCTGCTCTTCGAGGGCCAGCCCTTCCGCCTGATCATCCTCTACGGCGTTCTCGGCGCGGCCTTCCTGCCCTTCCTCGCCGCCACCCTGATCTGGCTCCTCAACTCCTCCCGCACACCCCGCGAGTGGCGCAGCGGTCCCCTCAGCAACGCGATGCTCGCCATCGCCGGCCTGCTGTTCCTGATCCTGTGCGTGAAGCAGGTCTGGGACCAGCCGTGGGGGGAGTTCTTCTAG
- a CDS encoding chitinase has protein sequence MSRHRRSLRLWSGAVTAALTLTVTTVGQANAADVNNARNAGFESGLSDWTCSAGSGTTVSSPVRTGTAALRATPSGQDNARCSQTVAVKPDSTYTLGAWVRGGYAYLGVSGTGTTDVSTWTPDSSAWKQLSTTFTTGSSTTSVTVYTHGWYGQAAYYADDVSVFGPDGGGGTDPGPTIPSAPSGLNVSGTTTSSVSLAWNTVPGATGYTVHRDGTKVTAVSGTSATVTGLAASTSYSFQVTATNAAGESPKSAAVTGTTNKPSGPGPALPKHAVTGYWQNFDNGAAIQRISDVPAAYDIIAVAFADATGTPGAVSFTLDSAGLNGYTVDQFKADVKAKQAAGKKVVISVGGERGTVSVNDAASATNFANSVYSVMQTYGFDGVDIDLENGLDATYMTQALRALSAKAGPSLVLTMAPQTIDMQSTSNAYFRTALNVKDILTVVNMQYYNSGSMLGCDGKVYSQGSVDFLTALACIQLENGLAPSQVGLGLPASTRGAGSGYVSPAVVNNALDCLAKATNCGTFTPPRTYPDLRGAMTWSTNWDATAGNAWSGAVGPHVHGLP, from the coding sequence ATGTCCAGACACAGACGATCCCTGCGGCTGTGGTCGGGTGCCGTCACGGCTGCCCTGACCCTCACTGTCACGACCGTCGGCCAGGCCAACGCCGCCGACGTCAACAACGCCAGGAACGCCGGCTTCGAGTCGGGCCTGAGCGACTGGACCTGCTCGGCGGGCAGCGGCACGACGGTCTCCTCCCCGGTGCGCACCGGAACGGCCGCGCTGCGGGCGACCCCGTCGGGGCAGGACAACGCGCGGTGCAGTCAGACGGTGGCGGTGAAGCCCGACTCCACCTACACCCTGGGCGCCTGGGTCCGGGGCGGCTACGCCTACCTCGGCGTCTCGGGCACCGGCACCACGGACGTCTCCACCTGGACGCCGGACTCCTCCGCCTGGAAGCAGCTGTCGACCACCTTCACCACGGGCTCCTCGACGACCTCGGTGACGGTGTACACGCACGGCTGGTACGGGCAGGCGGCGTACTACGCGGACGACGTGTCGGTGTTCGGCCCCGACGGCGGCGGGGGCACGGACCCGGGCCCGACGATCCCGTCCGCACCGAGCGGCCTGAACGTCTCCGGTACGACGACCTCCTCGGTCTCCCTCGCCTGGAACACCGTGCCGGGAGCGACGGGGTACACCGTCCACCGCGACGGCACGAAGGTGACGGCCGTCTCCGGCACGTCGGCGACGGTGACCGGGCTCGCCGCCTCGACGTCGTACTCCTTCCAGGTCACCGCGACGAACGCGGCGGGTGAGTCGCCGAAGTCGGCGGCGGTGACGGGCACCACGAACAAGCCCAGCGGTCCGGGCCCCGCGCTTCCCAAGCACGCGGTGACCGGCTACTGGCAGAACTTCGACAACGGCGCGGCCATCCAGCGCATCTCGGACGTCCCCGCCGCCTACGACATCATCGCTGTGGCCTTCGCGGACGCGACGGGCACGCCCGGGGCGGTGTCGTTCACGCTTGACTCGGCCGGTCTGAACGGCTACACCGTCGACCAGTTCAAGGCGGACGTGAAGGCGAAGCAGGCCGCCGGCAAGAAGGTCGTCATCTCGGTCGGCGGCGAGCGCGGCACGGTGTCGGTCAACGACGCCGCCTCCGCGACGAACTTCGCGAACAGCGTGTACTCCGTGATGCAGACGTACGGCTTCGACGGCGTCGACATCGACCTGGAGAACGGCCTGGACGCGACGTACATGACGCAGGCGCTGCGTGCCCTGTCGGCGAAGGCGGGCCCCTCGCTCGTCCTCACGATGGCTCCGCAGACGATCGACATGCAGTCCACGTCCAACGCGTACTTCCGGACCGCGCTGAACGTGAAGGACATCCTCACGGTCGTCAACATGCAGTACTACAACAGCGGTTCCATGCTCGGCTGCGACGGCAAGGTCTACAGCCAGGGCTCGGTCGACTTCCTGACGGCCCTGGCCTGCATCCAGCTGGAGAACGGCCTCGCCCCGTCCCAGGTGGGCCTGGGTCTGCCGGCCTCGACGCGCGGGGCGGGCAGCGGCTACGTCTCACCGGCCGTGGTGAACAACGCCCTGGACTGCCTGGCCAAGGCCACCAACTGCGGCACCTTCACACCGCCCCGGACGTACCCCGACCTGCGCGGCGCGATGACCTGGTCGACCAACTGGGACGCGACGGCGGGCAACGCGTGGTCCGGCGCGGTGGGACCGCATGTGCACGGGCTGCCGTAG
- the cpaB gene encoding Flp pilus assembly protein CpaB: MNSRQRRGVILLLLSVVCALGAFAGVLSVISDVKSKVGPEVTAYRLKSEVPPYTALSTGQFEKIKMPERWLSDTAVTDLREIQGKIAVTTLRAGSLLQSDMIVRRPALQPGQQEVAIMIDAATGVAGKITPGASVNVYATFEGAREGDPDQSKIIITDAKVLDVGKITALKPDEGNRTQQPTDAVPITFALSALDAQRITYAESFAKRVRLALVAPGSDATVPERDRTYELAKDK, translated from the coding sequence ATGAACTCCCGTCAGCGCCGCGGCGTGATTCTCCTGCTCCTGTCGGTCGTCTGCGCCCTCGGCGCCTTCGCCGGCGTGCTCTCCGTCATCAGTGACGTGAAGTCGAAGGTCGGCCCCGAGGTCACCGCCTACCGGCTGAAATCCGAGGTGCCGCCCTACACCGCCCTCAGCACGGGCCAGTTCGAGAAGATCAAGATGCCCGAACGGTGGCTGTCCGACACCGCGGTCACCGATCTGCGGGAGATCCAGGGCAAGATCGCCGTGACCACGCTGCGCGCGGGCTCCCTGCTCCAGTCCGACATGATCGTCCGCCGGCCGGCCCTCCAGCCCGGCCAGCAGGAGGTCGCCATCATGATCGACGCGGCGACCGGCGTGGCCGGCAAGATCACGCCCGGCGCCTCGGTCAACGTCTACGCCACCTTCGAGGGCGCGCGCGAGGGCGACCCCGACCAGTCGAAGATCATCATCACCGACGCCAAGGTCCTCGACGTCGGCAAAATCACCGCGCTCAAGCCCGACGAGGGCAACCGCACCCAGCAGCCCACCGACGCCGTCCCGATCACCTTCGCGCTGTCCGCCCTCGACGCTCAGCGCATCACCTACGCCGAGTCGTTCGCCAAGCGGGTCCGGCTCGCCCTCGTCGCGCCCGGCAGCGACGCCACCGTCCCCGAGCGGGACCGGACGTACGAACTCGCGAAGGACAAGTGA
- a CDS encoding AAA family ATPase: MPTRILPAVGDADAVRSVTTLLSQLPDAEPVAPVVDSTQLIDTLARLAAESVDELPEVVIVHERIGPVPALELIREVALRFPAAGVILITSDASPGLFQAAMDYGARGLVALPLGYEELASRVQAVAQWSAGVRRHLGAGGDVFTGVGGTVVTVSGAKGGAGATLTAIQLALAAQASGRSTALVDMDLQTGDIASYLDVQFRRSVVDLAAITDISPRVLADAVFRHDTGLALLLAPAEGERGEDVTDRAARQIVSALRSRYEVVVIDCGAQLGGAGAAAVEMADRALLITTPDVVAVRGAKRAVRMWDRLQIRKAEETTVVVNRHSRATEIQPPLIQKITGTAVAATVVPANFKELQSVVDAGRVHELENKSSVKQALWGLAGELDLIKVADGDRKGGRGFRGGDRGPVSFRRRREG; encoded by the coding sequence ATGCCCACGAGGATCCTCCCGGCAGTCGGTGACGCGGACGCGGTCCGGTCCGTCACGACGCTGCTCAGCCAGCTCCCGGACGCCGAGCCCGTCGCCCCGGTGGTCGACTCCACCCAGCTCATCGACACCCTCGCGCGGCTGGCCGCCGAATCGGTCGACGAGCTGCCGGAGGTCGTGATCGTCCACGAGCGCATCGGCCCCGTCCCCGCGCTGGAACTGATCCGTGAAGTGGCCCTGCGCTTCCCGGCCGCCGGTGTCATCCTCATCACCTCCGACGCGAGCCCCGGCCTCTTCCAGGCCGCCATGGACTACGGCGCCCGCGGCCTGGTCGCCCTGCCCCTCGGCTACGAGGAACTCGCCAGCCGCGTCCAGGCGGTCGCCCAGTGGTCCGCCGGCGTACGACGGCACCTGGGCGCCGGCGGCGACGTGTTCACCGGCGTCGGCGGCACCGTCGTCACGGTCAGCGGCGCCAAGGGCGGAGCCGGAGCCACCCTGACCGCGATCCAGCTGGCCCTGGCCGCCCAGGCCTCCGGCCGCAGCACCGCCCTGGTCGACATGGACCTCCAGACCGGCGACATCGCCTCCTATCTGGACGTCCAGTTCCGCCGCTCCGTCGTCGACCTGGCCGCCATCACCGACATCTCCCCGCGCGTCCTGGCCGACGCCGTCTTCCGCCACGACACCGGCCTCGCCCTGCTGCTCGCCCCCGCCGAAGGGGAACGCGGCGAGGACGTCACCGACCGAGCCGCCCGCCAGATCGTCAGCGCCCTGCGCTCCCGCTACGAGGTCGTCGTCATCGACTGCGGTGCCCAGCTCGGCGGCGCCGGGGCGGCGGCCGTGGAGATGGCCGACCGGGCCCTGCTGATCACCACGCCGGACGTGGTCGCCGTACGGGGCGCCAAACGGGCCGTGCGGATGTGGGACCGGCTGCAGATCCGCAAGGCCGAGGAGACGACCGTCGTCGTCAACCGGCACTCGCGCGCCACGGAGATCCAGCCGCCCCTGATCCAGAAGATCACCGGCACGGCGGTCGCGGCGACGGTGGTCCCCGCCAACTTCAAGGAACTGCAGAGCGTCGTGGACGCGGGCCGCGTCCACGAACTGGAGAACAAGAGCTCGGTGAAGCAGGCCCTGTGGGGCCTGGCGGGCGAACTGGACCTGATCAAGGTCGCGGACGGCGACCGGAAGGGGGGCCGGGGGTTCCGGGGCGGGGACCGGGGGCCGGTGAGCTTTCGGCGCAGGAGGGAGGGGTGA
- a CDS encoding pilus assembly protein has product MMPTIIVTLIALWQVVLVGYTFVLAGNAADEAVREGTAAAPGGPREAACEAAALKHLSEAWRSGADVSCGGSGYVTAAVSLDVPVLFPGVLSVPIQIRGHAGAVEEDKGAP; this is encoded by the coding sequence ATGATGCCGACGATCATCGTGACGCTGATCGCGCTGTGGCAGGTGGTCCTCGTGGGCTACACGTTCGTCCTCGCGGGGAACGCGGCGGACGAGGCGGTGCGTGAGGGCACGGCGGCGGCACCGGGCGGGCCGCGGGAGGCTGCGTGCGAGGCCGCCGCCCTCAAACACCTGTCGGAGGCGTGGCGCTCCGGCGCCGACGTGAGCTGTGGCGGCTCCGGATACGTCACGGCCGCCGTGAGTCTGGACGTCCCGGTCCTCTTCCCGGGCGTTCTGTCGGTGCCGATCCAGATCCGCGGACACGCCGGAGCGGTGGAGGAGGACAAGGGTGCCCCGTGA
- a CDS encoding TadE/TadG family type IV pilus assembly protein, with protein MPRDPERRDRGQVAIEYIGFLPILLLVALAAVQLGLIAYTAQQAGTAARTGARSASLEGPHEADCRAAVSSWLADETSCPASFGADEVTVTAEITIPSVFPGKDNFGTARKTATMPRDH; from the coding sequence GTGCCCCGTGACCCCGAGCGCCGCGACCGCGGCCAAGTCGCCATCGAGTACATCGGTTTCCTGCCGATCCTCCTCCTCGTCGCCCTGGCGGCCGTACAGCTGGGGCTGATCGCGTACACGGCCCAGCAGGCGGGTACGGCCGCCCGGACGGGGGCGCGCAGCGCGTCGCTGGAGGGGCCGCACGAGGCGGACTGCCGGGCGGCGGTGAGCAGCTGGCTGGCCGACGAGACCAGTTGTCCGGCGTCGTTCGGCGCCGACGAGGTCACGGTCACGGCCGAGATCACCATCCCGTCGGTCTTCCCGGGCAAGGACAACTTCGGCACGGCCCGCAAGACCGCGACGATGCCGCGCGACCACTGA
- a CDS encoding CpaF family protein, translating into MSLRARINTPEENGNRGEDGHMVASYRAKLLEEIDLAEMSSLAAAERRARLERVLGHIISREGPVLSTVERSQLIRRVVDEALGLGILEPLLEDASITEIMVNGPDAIFVERGGRVEQLPLRFASNDQLMQTIERIVSTVNRRVDESNPMVDARLPSGERVNVIIPPLSLTGATLTIRRFPRSFTLQELIGLGSLDEHMLYLLAGLVQAKFNIIVSGATGTGKTTLLNALSGLIPQGERIITIEDSAELQLQQPHVIRLESRPPNVEGKGQISIRDLVRNSLRMRPDRIVVGEVRGGESLDMLQAMSTGHDGSLATVHANSAEDALMRLQTLASMSDVEIPFVALHDQINSAVDVIVQLTRFADGARRITEIALMDSHGSDPYRLVTVARFNARPMTSDGRIHGAFEYHPLPRRTADRLYMASQPLPQAFGIARSADQLATREAR; encoded by the coding sequence ATGAGCCTGCGAGCACGCATCAACACCCCCGAGGAGAACGGCAACCGGGGCGAGGACGGCCACATGGTCGCCTCCTACCGGGCCAAGCTCCTGGAGGAGATCGACCTCGCGGAGATGAGTTCGCTGGCCGCCGCCGAGCGCAGGGCGCGGCTGGAGCGGGTGCTCGGGCACATCATCAGCCGCGAGGGCCCGGTCCTGTCGACGGTCGAGCGCTCGCAGCTGATCCGCAGGGTGGTCGACGAGGCACTGGGCCTGGGCATCCTGGAGCCGCTCCTGGAGGACGCCTCCATCACCGAGATCATGGTCAACGGCCCGGACGCGATCTTCGTGGAGCGCGGCGGCCGGGTCGAGCAACTGCCCCTGCGCTTCGCCTCGAACGACCAGCTGATGCAGACCATCGAGCGGATCGTCTCCACCGTCAACCGCCGCGTGGACGAGTCGAACCCCATGGTCGACGCCCGCCTCCCCTCCGGCGAGCGCGTCAACGTCATCATCCCGCCGCTGTCCCTGACCGGCGCCACCCTCACCATCCGCCGCTTCCCGCGCTCCTTCACGCTCCAGGAGCTGATCGGCCTCGGCTCGCTCGACGAGCACATGCTGTACCTGCTGGCGGGCCTCGTGCAGGCGAAGTTCAACATCATCGTCTCGGGTGCGACGGGCACCGGAAAGACGACCCTGCTGAACGCCCTGTCGGGACTCATCCCCCAGGGCGAACGCATCATCACCATCGAGGACTCCGCCGAACTCCAGCTCCAGCAGCCCCACGTGATCCGCCTGGAGTCGCGGCCCCCGAACGTCGAGGGCAAGGGGCAGATCTCGATCCGCGACCTCGTCCGCAACTCCCTGCGCATGCGCCCCGACCGGATCGTCGTCGGTGAGGTCCGCGGCGGCGAGTCCCTCGACATGCTCCAGGCGATGTCGACCGGCCACGACGGCTCACTGGCCACCGTCCACGCCAACAGCGCCGAGGACGCGCTGATGCGACTGCAGACCCTGGCGTCCATGTCGGACGTGGAGATCCCCTTCGTGGCGCTGCACGACCAGATCAACAGCGCGGTCGACGTCATCGTGCAGCTGACGAGGTTCGCGGACGGCGCCCGCCGCATCACCGAGATCGCCCTGATGGACAGCCACGGAAGCGACCCCTACCGCCTGGTCACCGTCGCCCGCTTCAATGCCCGGCCGATGACCTCCGACGGCCGTATCCACGGCGCCTTCGAGTACCACCCCCTCCCACGCCGCACCGCCGACCGCCTCTACATGGCGAGCCAGCCCCTCCCGCAGGCCTTCGGCATCGCCCGGTCCGCGGACCAGCTAGCCACCCGAGAAGCCAGGTAG
- a CDS encoding type II secretion system F family protein, giving the protein MELQQLITLTTGITLLTCVLAVLGLHSYATGKAQRQALVDRLSATGRIPAGGRRRNFRGIDRRLRRTRLGKKLELRLAATGLDITPGEFFVYMLATVAGLWLIGQAALAPFFGPLAGLLGIGVAVQFLNWQRQKRIEKFINQLPEMARILANATQAGLALRTAIGMAAEEMEAPAGEELGKVSNQLAVGASMDDALGELADRLPSRELVVLVTTLVLSNRAGGQVVGALRNLTETLEERKETRREVRTQLSQVTMTSYAVPVLGVGSLFLMNGVKDGALDRMTGSPFGQGAVIIAFSLYAVGFVLIRRLSRIDV; this is encoded by the coding sequence ATGGAACTGCAACAGCTCATCACGCTCACCACCGGCATCACCCTGCTGACCTGCGTCCTCGCGGTCCTCGGCCTGCACTCCTACGCCACGGGCAAGGCACAGCGGCAGGCACTGGTCGACCGCCTGTCCGCCACCGGCCGGATCCCGGCGGGTGGCCGGCGCCGCAACTTCCGCGGGATCGACCGCCGTCTGCGGCGCACCAGGCTCGGCAAGAAGCTGGAACTGCGCCTGGCGGCGACCGGCCTGGACATCACGCCCGGCGAGTTCTTCGTCTACATGCTCGCCACGGTCGCCGGTCTCTGGCTGATCGGCCAGGCGGCCCTGGCCCCGTTCTTCGGGCCGCTGGCGGGCCTGCTCGGCATCGGGGTCGCCGTCCAGTTCCTCAACTGGCAACGTCAGAAGCGCATCGAGAAGTTCATCAACCAGCTCCCCGAAATGGCCCGCATCCTCGCCAACGCCACCCAGGCGGGCCTCGCCCTGCGTACGGCGATCGGCATGGCCGCCGAGGAGATGGAGGCCCCGGCGGGCGAGGAACTCGGCAAGGTCTCCAACCAGCTGGCGGTCGGCGCGTCCATGGACGACGCCCTCGGCGAACTCGCCGACCGCCTCCCCTCCCGCGAACTGGTCGTCCTCGTCACCACCCTCGTCCTGTCGAACCGGGCCGGCGGTCAAGTGGTGGGCGCCCTGCGCAACCTGACGGAGACGCTGGAGGAACGCAAGGAGACCCGGCGCGAGGTCCGCACCCAGCTCTCCCAGGTCACCATGACGTCGTACGCCGTCCCGGTCCTGGGCGTCGGCTCGCTCTTCCTCATGAACGGGGTGAAGGACGGCGCCCTGGACCGCATGACCGGCTCCCCCTTCGGCCAGGGGGCGGTCATCATCGCCTTCTCGCTCTACGCCGTCGGCTTCGTCCTCATCCGCCGCCTGTCCCGCATCGACGTCTGA
- a CDS encoding DUF5936 domain-containing protein: protein MGLLLALLMGLGVWGVFAGIRMYRAEAKLPGDLALALEVGSTRTGAVDSLIDRMGMRYAPAVLRLMGPKQVAKYRRKIDLAGNPGGLTIDRYAARRAVYGFLGVVGFLVFLMRGQLLVALLLLAFGAFWTEVGIWSAIRIRRDVIERTLPDFLDVLAVVVSAGLGFRQALDRVASRYEGPWADELRITLRQMDLGMSRRQAFAELRRRNDSEQVAMFVTALQQGEELGAPIVDTLVSLAKDMRRTDAQNARRKAARAVPKATMMITTFMVPATMLLLGAGLILGSGTDFGSVTGK, encoded by the coding sequence ATGGGACTGCTCCTCGCCCTGCTGATGGGCCTCGGTGTCTGGGGCGTCTTCGCCGGCATCCGCATGTACCGGGCGGAGGCGAAACTGCCCGGCGACCTCGCCCTGGCCCTGGAGGTCGGCTCCACCCGCACCGGCGCGGTCGACTCGCTCATCGACCGCATGGGCATGCGCTACGCGCCCGCGGTGCTGCGGCTGATGGGCCCCAAGCAGGTGGCGAAGTACCGCCGCAAGATCGACCTCGCGGGCAACCCCGGCGGCCTGACGATCGACAGATACGCGGCGCGGCGGGCGGTCTACGGCTTCCTGGGGGTCGTGGGCTTCCTGGTCTTCCTCATGCGGGGCCAACTGCTGGTCGCCCTGCTCCTGCTGGCCTTCGGGGCGTTCTGGACGGAGGTCGGCATCTGGTCGGCGATCCGCATCCGCAGGGACGTCATCGAACGGACCCTTCCGGACTTCCTGGACGTCCTGGCGGTCGTGGTGAGCGCCGGCCTCGGATTCCGCCAGGCGCTCGACCGGGTCGCGTCCCGGTACGAGGGCCCCTGGGCCGACGAACTGCGCATCACCCTGCGCCAGATGGACCTCGGCATGAGCCGCCGCCAGGCCTTCGCGGAACTGCGCCGCCGCAACGACTCCGAGCAGGTGGCCATGTTCGTGACGGCGCTCCAGCAGGGCGAGGAACTGGGTGCGCCGATCGTCGACACGCTGGTGTCCCTCGCCAAGGACATGCGCCGTACGGACGCGCAGAACGCCCGCCGCAAGGCGGCCCGGGCCGTCCCCAAGGCCACGATGATGATCACTACCTTCATGGTCCCGGCCACGATGCTGCTGCTCGGCGCGGGCCTGATCCTCGGCTCGGGCACGGACTTCGGCTCGGTGACGGGGAAGTAG